A portion of the Harpia harpyja isolate bHarHar1 chromosome 26 unlocalized genomic scaffold, bHarHar1 primary haplotype SUPER_26_unloc_6, whole genome shotgun sequence genome contains these proteins:
- the LOC128138034 gene encoding heterogeneous nuclear ribonucleoproteins C1/C2 isoform X4, with translation MASNVTNKTDPRSMNSRVFIGNLNTLVVKKSDVEAIFSKYGKIVGCSVHKGFAFVQYVNERNARAAVAGEDGRMIAGQVLDINLAAEPKVNRGKAGVKRSAAEMYGSSFDLDYDFQRDYYDRMYSYPARVPPPPPIARAVVPSKRQRVSGNTSRRGKSGFNSKSGQRGSSSKSGKLKGDDLQSIKKELSQIKQKVDALLESLEKIEKEQKQKSEKAEEEQGGSSAKKEEGGGGAKAEAGGEDSAEEGDLLDDEEAEERGDDQLESIKGDEKEAEEGEDDRDSANGEDDS, from the exons atggccagCAACGTGACCAACAAGACGGATCCCCGCTCCATGAATTCCCGGGTTTTCATCGGCAACCTCAACACCTTGGTGGTGAAGAAGAGCGACGTGGAAGCCATCTTCTCCAAATACGGCAAAATCGTCGGCTGCTCCGTCCACAAAGGTTTCGCTTTCGTCCAGTACGTTAACGAGCGCAACGCCCGCGCCGCCGTGGCCGGGGAGGACGGGCGCATGATCGCCGGGCAGGTCCTGG ATATCAACCTGGCGGCCGAGCCCAAGGTGAACCGCGGCAAGGCGGGGGTGAAGCGCTCGGCGGCCGAGATGTACGG ATCCTCCTTCGACCTGGATTACGATTTCCAGCGGGATTATTACGACAG GATGTATAGTTACCCCGCCCGcgtccccccgcctccccccatCGCCCGGGCCGTCGTCCCGTCCAAACGACAACGAGTTTCGGGCAACACGTCGCGACGAGGGAAGAGCGGCTTCAACTCCAAGAGCGGCCAGCGGGGCTCTTCCTCCAAATCGGGGAAAC TGAAAGGCGACGACCTGCAGAGCATCAAGAAGGAGCTGAGCCAGATCAAGCAGAAGGTGGACGCGCTGCTGGAGAGTTTGGAGAAGATCGAGAAGGAGCAGA AGCAGAAGAGCGAGAAGgcggaggaggagcaggggggcAGCTCGGccaagaaggaggaggggggaggcggagcCAAGGCGGAGGCGGGGGGCGAGGATTCGGCGGAGGAGGGCGACCTGCTGGATGACGAGGAGGCCGAGGAGAGGGGGGACGATCAG CTCGAGTCCATCAAGGGCGACgagaaggaggcggaggagggCGAGGACGACCGGGACAGCGCCAACGGCGAGGACGATTCCTAa
- the LOC128138034 gene encoding heterogeneous nuclear ribonucleoproteins C1/C2 isoform X3, translated as MASNVTNKTDPRSMNSRVFIGNLNTLVVKKSDVEAIFSKYGKIVGCSVHKGFAFVQYVNERNARAAVAGEDGRMIAGQVLDINLAAEPKVNRGKAGVKRSAAEMYGSVAAPPSPSPLVRSSFDLDYDFQRDYYDRMYSYPARVPPPPPIARAVVPSKRQRVSGNTSRRGKSGFNSKSGQRGSSSKSGKLKGDDLQSIKKELSQIKQKVDALLESLEKIEKEQKQKSEKAEEEQGGSSAKKEEGGGGAKAEAGGEDSAEEGDLLDDEEAEERGDDQLESIKGDEKEAEEGEDDRDSANGEDDS; from the exons atggccagCAACGTGACCAACAAGACGGATCCCCGCTCCATGAATTCCCGGGTTTTCATCGGCAACCTCAACACCTTGGTGGTGAAGAAGAGCGACGTGGAAGCCATCTTCTCCAAATACGGCAAAATCGTCGGCTGCTCCGTCCACAAAGGTTTCGCTTTCGTCCAGTACGTTAACGAGCGCAACGCCCGCGCCGCCGTGGCCGGGGAGGACGGGCGCATGATCGCCGGGCAGGTCCTGG ATATCAACCTGGCGGCCGAGCCCAAGGTGAACCGCGGCAAGGCGGGGGTGAAGCGCTCGGCGGCCGAGATGTACGGGTCAGTAGCTGCCCCACCTTCTCCGTCCCCCCTCGTCAG ATCCTCCTTCGACCTGGATTACGATTTCCAGCGGGATTATTACGACAG GATGTATAGTTACCCCGCCCGcgtccccccgcctccccccatCGCCCGGGCCGTCGTCCCGTCCAAACGACAACGAGTTTCGGGCAACACGTCGCGACGAGGGAAGAGCGGCTTCAACTCCAAGAGCGGCCAGCGGGGCTCTTCCTCCAAATCGGGGAAAC TGAAAGGCGACGACCTGCAGAGCATCAAGAAGGAGCTGAGCCAGATCAAGCAGAAGGTGGACGCGCTGCTGGAGAGTTTGGAGAAGATCGAGAAGGAGCAGA AGCAGAAGAGCGAGAAGgcggaggaggagcaggggggcAGCTCGGccaagaaggaggaggggggaggcggagcCAAGGCGGAGGCGGGGGGCGAGGATTCGGCGGAGGAGGGCGACCTGCTGGATGACGAGGAGGCCGAGGAGAGGGGGGACGATCAG CTCGAGTCCATCAAGGGCGACgagaaggaggcggaggagggCGAGGACGACCGGGACAGCGCCAACGGCGAGGACGATTCCTAa
- the LOC128138034 gene encoding heterogeneous nuclear ribonucleoproteins C1/C2 isoform X6 translates to MASNVTNKTDPRSMNSRVFIGNLNTLVVKKSDVEAIFSKYGKIVGCSVHKGFAFVQYVNERNARAAVAGEDGRMIAGQVLDINLAAEPKVNRGKAGVKRSAAEMYGSVAAPPSPSPLVRSSFDLDYDFQRDYYDRMYSYPARVPPPPPIARAVVPSKRQRVSGNTSRRGKSGFNSKSGQRGSSSKSGKLKGDDLQSIKKELSQIKQKVDALLESLEKIEKEQKEREGGGGAGGQLGQEGGGGRRSQGGGGGRGFGGGGRPAG, encoded by the exons atggccagCAACGTGACCAACAAGACGGATCCCCGCTCCATGAATTCCCGGGTTTTCATCGGCAACCTCAACACCTTGGTGGTGAAGAAGAGCGACGTGGAAGCCATCTTCTCCAAATACGGCAAAATCGTCGGCTGCTCCGTCCACAAAGGTTTCGCTTTCGTCCAGTACGTTAACGAGCGCAACGCCCGCGCCGCCGTGGCCGGGGAGGACGGGCGCATGATCGCCGGGCAGGTCCTGG ATATCAACCTGGCGGCCGAGCCCAAGGTGAACCGCGGCAAGGCGGGGGTGAAGCGCTCGGCGGCCGAGATGTACGGGTCAGTAGCTGCCCCACCTTCTCCGTCCCCCCTCGTCAG ATCCTCCTTCGACCTGGATTACGATTTCCAGCGGGATTATTACGACAG GATGTATAGTTACCCCGCCCGcgtccccccgcctccccccatCGCCCGGGCCGTCGTCCCGTCCAAACGACAACGAGTTTCGGGCAACACGTCGCGACGAGGGAAGAGCGGCTTCAACTCCAAGAGCGGCCAGCGGGGCTCTTCCTCCAAATCGGGGAAAC TGAAAGGCGACGACCTGCAGAGCATCAAGAAGGAGCTGAGCCAGATCAAGCAGAAGGTGGACGCGCTGCTGGAGAGTTTGGAGAAGATCGAGAAGGAGCAGA AAGAGCGAGAAGgcggaggaggagcaggggggcAGCTCGGccaagaaggaggaggggggaggcggagcCAAGGCGGAGGCGGGGGGCGAGGATTCGGCGGAGGAGGGCGACCTGCTGGATGA
- the LOC128138034 gene encoding heterogeneous nuclear ribonucleoproteins C1/C2 isoform X5: MASNVTNKTDPRSMNSRVFIGNLNTLVVKKSDVEAIFSKYGKIVGCSVHKGFAFVQYVNERNARAAVAGEDGRMIAGQVLDINLAAEPKVNRGKAGVKRSAAEMYGSVAAPPSPSPLVRSSFDLDYDFQRDYYDRMYSYPARVPPPPPIARAVVPSKRQRVSGNTSRRGKSGFNSKSGQRGSSSKSGKRSERRRPAEHQEGAEPDQAEGGRAAGEFGEDREGAEAEEREGGGGAGGQLGQEGGGGRRSQGGGGGRGFGGGGRPAG, encoded by the exons atggccagCAACGTGACCAACAAGACGGATCCCCGCTCCATGAATTCCCGGGTTTTCATCGGCAACCTCAACACCTTGGTGGTGAAGAAGAGCGACGTGGAAGCCATCTTCTCCAAATACGGCAAAATCGTCGGCTGCTCCGTCCACAAAGGTTTCGCTTTCGTCCAGTACGTTAACGAGCGCAACGCCCGCGCCGCCGTGGCCGGGGAGGACGGGCGCATGATCGCCGGGCAGGTCCTGG ATATCAACCTGGCGGCCGAGCCCAAGGTGAACCGCGGCAAGGCGGGGGTGAAGCGCTCGGCGGCCGAGATGTACGGGTCAGTAGCTGCCCCACCTTCTCCGTCCCCCCTCGTCAG ATCCTCCTTCGACCTGGATTACGATTTCCAGCGGGATTATTACGACAG GATGTATAGTTACCCCGCCCGcgtccccccgcctccccccatCGCCCGGGCCGTCGTCCCGTCCAAACGACAACGAGTTTCGGGCAACACGTCGCGACGAGGGAAGAGCGGCTTCAACTCCAAGAGCGGCCAGCGGGGCTCTTCCTCCAAATCGGGGAAACGTAG TGAAAGGCGACGACCTGCAGAGCATCAAGAAGGAGCTGAGCCAGATCAAGCAGAAGGTGGACGCGCTGCTGGAGAGTTTGGAGAAGATCGAGAAGGAGCAGA AGCAGAAGAGCGAGAAGgcggaggaggagcaggggggcAGCTCGGccaagaaggaggaggggggaggcggagcCAAGGCGGAGGCGGGGGGCGAGGATTCGGCGGAGGAGGGCGACCTGCTGGATGA
- the LOC128138034 gene encoding heterogeneous nuclear ribonucleoproteins C1/C2 isoform X1: MASNVTNKTDPRSMNSRVFIGNLNTLVVKKSDVEAIFSKYGKIVGCSVHKGFAFVQYVNERNARAAVAGEDGRMIAGQVLDINLAAEPKVNRGKAGVKRSAAEMYGSVAAPPSPSPLVRSSFDLDYDFQRDYYDRMYSYPARVPPPPPIARAVVPSKRQRVSGNTSRRGKSGFNSKSGQRGSSSKSGKRSERRRPAEHQEGAEPDQAEGGRAAGEFGEDREGAERARRRRRSRGAARPRRRRGEAEPRRRRGARIRRRRATCWMTRRPRRGGTISSSPSRATRRRRRRARTTGTAPTARTIPKPRPPQTEPGPPKNAPPPSPAVFVVSWPLPPAL; this comes from the exons atggccagCAACGTGACCAACAAGACGGATCCCCGCTCCATGAATTCCCGGGTTTTCATCGGCAACCTCAACACCTTGGTGGTGAAGAAGAGCGACGTGGAAGCCATCTTCTCCAAATACGGCAAAATCGTCGGCTGCTCCGTCCACAAAGGTTTCGCTTTCGTCCAGTACGTTAACGAGCGCAACGCCCGCGCCGCCGTGGCCGGGGAGGACGGGCGCATGATCGCCGGGCAGGTCCTGG ATATCAACCTGGCGGCCGAGCCCAAGGTGAACCGCGGCAAGGCGGGGGTGAAGCGCTCGGCGGCCGAGATGTACGGGTCAGTAGCTGCCCCACCTTCTCCGTCCCCCCTCGTCAG ATCCTCCTTCGACCTGGATTACGATTTCCAGCGGGATTATTACGACAG GATGTATAGTTACCCCGCCCGcgtccccccgcctccccccatCGCCCGGGCCGTCGTCCCGTCCAAACGACAACGAGTTTCGGGCAACACGTCGCGACGAGGGAAGAGCGGCTTCAACTCCAAGAGCGGCCAGCGGGGCTCTTCCTCCAAATCGGGGAAACGTAG TGAAAGGCGACGACCTGCAGAGCATCAAGAAGGAGCTGAGCCAGATCAAGCAGAAGGTGGACGCGCTGCTGGAGAGTTTGGAGAAGATCGAGAAGGAGCAGA AAGAGCGAGAAGgcggaggaggagcaggggggcAGCTCGGccaagaaggaggaggggggaggcggagcCAAGGCGGAGGCGGGGGGCGAGGATTCGGCGGAGGAGGGCGACCTGCTGGATGACGAGGAGGCCGAGGAGAGGGGGGACGATCAG CTCGAGTCCATCAAGGGCGACgagaaggaggcggaggagggCGAGGACGACCGGGACAGCGCCAACGGCGAGGACGATTCCTAaaccccgccccccccaaacTGAGCCGGGACCCCCCAAAAACGCgcccccgccctcccccgccgTGTTCGTGGTGTCGTGgcccctcccccccgccctgTAG
- the LOC128138034 gene encoding heterogeneous nuclear ribonucleoprotein C isoform X2, whose protein sequence is MASNVTNKTDPRSMNSRVFIGNLNTLVVKKSDVEAIFSKYGKIVGCSVHKGFAFVQYVNERNARAAVAGEDGRMIAGQVLDINLAAEPKVNRGKAGVKRSAAEMYGSSFDLDYDFQRDYYDRMYSYPARVPPPPPIARAVVPSKRQRVSGNTSRRGKSGFNSKSGQRGSSSKSGKRSERRRPAEHQEGAEPDQAEGGRAAGEFGEDREGAERARRRRRSRGAARPRRRRGEAEPRRRRGARIRRRRATCWMTRRPRRGGTISSSPSRATRRRRRRARTTGTAPTARTIPKPRPPQTEPGPPKNAPPPSPAVFVVSWPLPPAL, encoded by the exons atggccagCAACGTGACCAACAAGACGGATCCCCGCTCCATGAATTCCCGGGTTTTCATCGGCAACCTCAACACCTTGGTGGTGAAGAAGAGCGACGTGGAAGCCATCTTCTCCAAATACGGCAAAATCGTCGGCTGCTCCGTCCACAAAGGTTTCGCTTTCGTCCAGTACGTTAACGAGCGCAACGCCCGCGCCGCCGTGGCCGGGGAGGACGGGCGCATGATCGCCGGGCAGGTCCTGG ATATCAACCTGGCGGCCGAGCCCAAGGTGAACCGCGGCAAGGCGGGGGTGAAGCGCTCGGCGGCCGAGATGTACGG ATCCTCCTTCGACCTGGATTACGATTTCCAGCGGGATTATTACGACAG GATGTATAGTTACCCCGCCCGcgtccccccgcctccccccatCGCCCGGGCCGTCGTCCCGTCCAAACGACAACGAGTTTCGGGCAACACGTCGCGACGAGGGAAGAGCGGCTTCAACTCCAAGAGCGGCCAGCGGGGCTCTTCCTCCAAATCGGGGAAACGTAG TGAAAGGCGACGACCTGCAGAGCATCAAGAAGGAGCTGAGCCAGATCAAGCAGAAGGTGGACGCGCTGCTGGAGAGTTTGGAGAAGATCGAGAAGGAGCAGA AAGAGCGAGAAGgcggaggaggagcaggggggcAGCTCGGccaagaaggaggaggggggaggcggagcCAAGGCGGAGGCGGGGGGCGAGGATTCGGCGGAGGAGGGCGACCTGCTGGATGACGAGGAGGCCGAGGAGAGGGGGGACGATCAG CTCGAGTCCATCAAGGGCGACgagaaggaggcggaggagggCGAGGACGACCGGGACAGCGCCAACGGCGAGGACGATTCCTAaaccccgccccccccaaacTGAGCCGGGACCCCCCAAAAACGCgcccccgccctcccccgccgTGTTCGTGGTGTCGTGgcccctcccccccgccctgTAG